A region from the Candidatus Magasanikbacteria bacterium genome encodes:
- a CDS encoding Mur ligase domain-containing protein, translating into MKYLSWDEKNINDFSEENINSLYNQGYVFTRVEKGLMNKTRSVRIDLSKFELSSENRRILRKTEEIHLELKNLPLENYHWNIHKMGKDFYETKFGEGVFSANKIKEIFTNPEKSNFNKVFKYTTNNEPVGYCIAYENSEIFHYSYPFYNLNTDNKNTGMGMMLKAIEYAKTIGAKYIYLGSAQRPTDIYKLQFKGLEWFDGENWSDDLEKLKEILVKKPKHIHFIGICGVAMSALAIAFKKKGWAVTGSDAGFFPPISTHLKEKQVTFYPGWHPEKMAANGNPDLVVVGNVASSTNAEWKFVLENKIPYMSYPEVIAKYFLKENSLVCAGTYGKTSNTTLLTWIFKNSEMNPSYMFGGLSANMKESAEITDGKWSILEGDEYKTARWDIKPKFSLYSPTHVLLTASAWDHADIYPTEKDYKNAFKNLVKMIPENGLLVACTDGKNIAEVLEEYSGKLIKYGESVENDYSYKNIVQTKEGLSFDIIHNREIYKIILPIIGEYMAENICGCFAMAHQTGIEPEKIINALGSFRGIKRRLEKRFSGEIDIYDDISHSPTKAISVLSTLKKLYSEKVIAIYEPNTGNRKSQSFPFYDNAFENADTVIIPRLTKVKSASEESKPADGKELAEIIKKTHNNVLYLEQDAELLEYLEKNSEAGNVIVFLGSHGFRGMIKNLVDKLTSS; encoded by the coding sequence ATGAAATACCTGTCTTGGGACGAAAAAAATATAAATGATTTTAGCGAAGAAAACATAAACTCTTTGTACAACCAAGGTTATGTTTTTACACGCGTAGAAAAAGGATTGATGAACAAAACTCGTAGTGTTCGTATTGATTTAAGTAAATTTGAATTGTCTAGCGAAAATCGTAGAATACTCAGAAAAACAGAAGAAATACATCTTGAGCTTAAAAATTTACCACTTGAAAATTATCATTGGAATATTCACAAAATGGGTAAAGATTTTTACGAAACTAAGTTTGGTGAAGGGGTTTTTAGCGCAAACAAAATCAAAGAAATTTTTACAAATCCAGAAAAAAGCAATTTCAATAAAGTTTTTAAATACACCACAAACAACGAACCTGTTGGATATTGTATAGCTTATGAAAATTCAGAAATATTTCACTATTCTTATCCTTTTTACAATTTGAATACAGACAACAAAAATACAGGAATGGGGATGATGCTAAAAGCTATTGAATACGCCAAAACTATTGGTGCAAAATATATTTATTTGGGCTCAGCACAAAGACCAACCGATATTTACAAATTACAATTTAAAGGTTTGGAATGGTTTGATGGAGAAAATTGGAGTGATGATTTAGAAAAATTGAAAGAGATATTAGTAAAAAAACCAAAACACATACATTTCATAGGAATTTGTGGAGTTGCCATGAGCGCTCTGGCAATTGCATTCAAGAAAAAAGGTTGGGCTGTCACAGGAAGTGATGCTGGATTTTTTCCACCAATTTCTACACACTTAAAAGAAAAGCAGGTGACATTTTACCCAGGCTGGCATCCAGAAAAAATGGCAGCAAATGGAAATCCAGATTTGGTAGTTGTGGGAAATGTAGCAAGTTCTACAAATGCAGAATGGAAGTTTGTTTTGGAAAATAAAATTCCATATATGTCTTATCCAGAAGTAATTGCAAAATATTTTTTGAAAGAAAATTCACTTGTTTGCGCAGGAACTTATGGAAAAACTTCAAACACAACACTTTTGACTTGGATTTTCAAAAATTCAGAAATGAACCCAAGCTATATGTTTGGTGGGCTTTCTGCAAATATGAAGGAAAGTGCAGAAATTACAGACGGAAAATGGAGTATTTTGGAAGGTGATGAATATAAAACTGCTCGCTGGGATATAAAGCCAAAATTTAGTCTTTATTCCCCCACTCATGTACTTTTGACAGCCTCAGCTTGGGATCATGCAGATATTTACCCAACAGAAAAAGATTACAAAAATGCTTTCAAAAATTTAGTAAAAATGATTCCAGAAAATGGGCTTCTTGTGGCTTGTACAGATGGAAAAAATATTGCCGAAGTTTTAGAAGAATACAGTGGAAAATTGATAAAATATGGTGAATCTGTAGAAAACGATTATAGCTATAAAAACATAGTTCAAACAAAAGAAGGTTTAAGTTTTGATATTATCCACAATAGAGAAATTTACAAAATAATACTGCCAATTATTGGAGAATATATGGCAGAAAATATCTGCGGATGTTTTGCTATGGCGCACCAAACTGGAATTGAACCAGAAAAAATAATAAACGCACTGGGAAGTTTCCGTGGAATAAAAAGAAGATTAGAAAAAAGATTTAGTGGAGAAATAGATATTTACGACGATATCTCCCACTCACCTACAAAAGCAATTTCTGTATTATCCACACTCAAAAAGCTTTATTCTGAAAAAGTTATTGCAATTTACGAACCAAATACAGGAAATAGAAAAAGTCAGTCTTTTCCTTTTTATGACAATGCTTTTGAAAATGCGGATACTGTAATCATCCCAAGACTTACAAAAGTAAAATCTGCCAGCGAAGAAAGTAAACCTGCAGACGGAAAAGAATTGGCAGAAATTATAAAGAAAACTCACAACAATGTTTTATATTTAGAGCAAGACGCTGAACTTCTAGAATATTTAGAAAAAAATAGTGAAGCTGGAAATGTTATAGTTTTCCTAGGTTCCCACGGCTTCCGCGGAATGATTAAAAATTTGGTAGACAAACTTACATCGTCCTGA
- a CDS encoding phospho-N-acetylmuramoyl-pentapeptide-transferase, giving the protein MTIAPESLDLLKTAVGFGLVSCFIAFLWAPLLTKFLYKYKITRRAEYDATLAMGARKSKVGVPVMGGLLVIITVAIITMLFNWEREFTWVPIGVMLLAATLGALDDIMNIFGQKRKHRTVKHILKLIRVHKKISHRIWFAITFPWTVFKRATLWLGSHPGKGVHVHEKLILQFIAGAITAYWIYFKLGEHWREIYIPFDGFLNIGWWIIPLIILFVMFTANAVNVADGMDGLAGGSLITTFMALTVLSWIIGYEEITILNATTVGALITYTYFNIKPARFQMGDVGSLGLGALLAINAIVINKMLLLPFLAFIFYIELLSVIIQVGGRYTLGRRIFKMAPIHHHFELRGWKEEKTVMRFWMIHLAFVMLSIWIALF; this is encoded by the coding sequence ATGACTATAGCACCAGAATCATTAGACTTACTTAAAACGGCCGTTGGATTCGGTCTTGTTTCGTGCTTTATTGCTTTTTTGTGGGCACCACTTCTTACAAAATTTTTGTACAAATACAAAATAACCAGAAGAGCTGAATACGATGCAACACTTGCGATGGGAGCTAGAAAAAGTAAAGTTGGTGTTCCAGTGATGGGTGGATTACTCGTAATTATCACAGTCGCAATAATCACAATGCTGTTCAATTGGGAGCGTGAGTTTACTTGGGTTCCAATTGGTGTCATGCTTTTGGCTGCGACTTTGGGAGCACTAGACGACATCATGAATATTTTTGGACAAAAAAGAAAACACAGAACCGTAAAACATATTTTAAAACTAATTCGTGTTCACAAAAAAATAAGTCATAGAATTTGGTTTGCAATCACTTTTCCATGGACAGTTTTCAAAAGAGCTACACTTTGGCTTGGTTCTCACCCAGGAAAAGGTGTACATGTTCACGAAAAATTAATCTTACAATTTATAGCTGGTGCAATTACAGCATATTGGATTTACTTTAAACTTGGCGAGCATTGGCGAGAAATTTACATCCCGTTCGATGGATTTTTGAATATTGGCTGGTGGATAATCCCTCTTATTATCCTTTTTGTAATGTTCACAGCAAACGCAGTAAATGTAGCAGACGGTATGGATGGTTTGGCTGGTGGCTCTCTTATCACAACTTTCATGGCACTCACAGTTTTGAGTTGGATTATTGGATACGAAGAAATTACAATTTTAAACGCTACGACCGTTGGCGCATTGATTACTTATACTTATTTCAACATCAAACCAGCTAGATTTCAAATGGGAGATGTTGGCTCTCTTGGGCTTGGAGCACTGCTGGCTATCAACGCAATCGTTATAAACAAAATGTTACTTTTACCATTTTTGGCATTTATTTTTTATATAGAATTATTGAGTGTAATCATACAAGTTGGAGGTCGTTATACACTTGGCAGAAGAATTTTCAAAATGGCACCGATTCACCACCACTTTGAACTTCGTGGTTGGAAGGAAGAAAAAACCGTAATGCGTTTTTGGATGATTCACTTAGCTTTTGTAATGCTTAGTATTTGGATAGCGCTGTTTTAA
- a CDS encoding ATP-grasp domain-containing protein codes for MIELTNPIVYVSRDIERALGFDINTTNYYIISNDSNFATKTKEDRENVLLIKNEKILDTYELLQNPEVVEFVNKFSNPQILVFKNTIQIERICTEKNWTLLNPPAELVNRVEQKISQVEWLGDLSKFLPKHKIELCGDLKWNEENFILQFNRSHTGSGTILVESAKQLIEIKEKFPKREARITKYIDGSLFTNNNSVTKNGILFGNISYQITGLASFTKQKFATIGNDWGFANTFLNEEQKTDFFKIAKEVGEKLQKDGWSGLFGIDVILEKETGKMYLIEINARQPASTTFESTLQTPHSKEEITTFDAHLVGLLDLETNSKVKQIENGAQIILRKQSETNITELAKKLCAENFTVIQYENEKMESDLLRIQSNESLISAPNKLNELGEKIKNIIST; via the coding sequence ATGATAGAACTAACCAACCCAATAGTTTATGTGAGTCGCGATATTGAGCGCGCTCTTGGTTTTGATATAAATACTACCAACTACTATATTATCTCAAATGATAGTAATTTTGCAACAAAAACAAAGGAAGACAGAGAAAATGTTTTGTTAATAAAAAATGAAAAGATTTTGGATACTTATGAGCTTTTGCAAAATCCTGAAGTTGTGGAGTTTGTAAATAAATTCTCAAATCCACAGATTTTGGTTTTCAAAAATACAATTCAAATAGAAAGAATTTGTACAGAAAAAAACTGGACTTTGTTGAATCCACCAGCAGAATTGGTAAATAGAGTTGAACAAAAAATTTCTCAAGTGGAATGGCTTGGTGATCTTAGTAAATTTTTACCAAAACACAAAATAGAACTTTGTGGAGATTTAAAGTGGAATGAAGAAAATTTTATACTGCAATTTAACAGAAGTCACACAGGATCTGGAACTATTTTGGTAGAATCTGCAAAACAATTAATTGAAATAAAAGAAAAATTTCCAAAAAGAGAAGCTCGAATTACAAAATACATAGATGGTTCACTTTTTACAAACAATAATTCTGTAACCAAAAATGGAATTTTGTTTGGAAATATCAGCTATCAAATTACAGGGCTTGCGTCTTTCACAAAACAAAAATTTGCAACAATTGGAAATGATTGGGGTTTTGCAAATACATTTTTAAACGAAGAACAGAAAACAGATTTTTTTAAAATTGCAAAAGAAGTTGGTGAAAAACTACAAAAAGACGGTTGGAGTGGATTGTTTGGAATAGATGTTATTTTGGAAAAAGAAACAGGAAAAATGTATTTAATAGAAATAAATGCTCGCCAACCAGCTTCCACAACTTTTGAATCAACTCTGCAAACTCCACATTCAAAAGAAGAAATCACAACTTTTGATGCTCATTTGGTTGGACTTTTGGATTTAGAAACAAATTCAAAAGTTAAACAAATTGAAAATGGCGCACAAATTATATTGCGAAAACAAAGTGAAACAAACATAACAGAATTAGCCAAAAAACTTTGTGCAGAAAATTTTACTGTAATTCAATACGAAAATGAAAAAATGGAAAGCGATTTACTAAGAATTCAAAGTAATGAATCCTTAATTTCTGCACCAAACAAATTAAACGAACTTGGTGAAAAAATAAAAAATATTATATCAACCTAA
- the murB gene encoding UDP-N-acetylmuramate dehydrogenase, with amino-acid sequence MDLFYNELKNFGKVRANEPMSKHTTYKIGGSTKYFVEVGKMQNFVDLLKFLEGSGKDYFILGGGSNILVSDEGYDGVVVKVKVCEINVDGNLLTASAGCATVDVARKSMEVGLTGFEWGVGIPGTIGGAVRGNAGAMGGEVKDFVKEVEIYKDGEVIKITNKESGFGYRDSRFKTSNEVVLKVVLELEKGEAKEGMKQAIKNIQQRNLSQPQGFSSSGCIFKNYEIKNEEEKEELKKKGVLQEFLDKNLVPVGWLVESLGIKGLKSGNAQISEKHCNFILNLGGATASDILVLIEKIKAGVYDKYSINIEEEIRIL; translated from the coding sequence ATGGATTTATTTTACAACGAATTGAAGAATTTTGGAAAGGTTCGTGCAAACGAACCTATGAGTAAGCATACAACTTACAAGATTGGTGGGTCTACAAAATATTTTGTGGAAGTAGGGAAAATGCAAAATTTTGTGGATTTATTGAAATTTTTAGAAGGATCTGGGAAAGATTATTTTATTTTGGGTGGAGGAAGTAATATTTTGGTTTCAGACGAGGGATACGATGGTGTGGTGGTAAAAGTAAAAGTTTGTGAAATAAATGTGGATGGGAATTTACTGACGGCGAGTGCAGGTTGCGCCACAGTTGATGTTGCTAGAAAATCTATGGAGGTAGGATTGACTGGTTTTGAATGGGGAGTTGGAATTCCTGGGACAATTGGTGGGGCAGTCCGTGGAAATGCTGGAGCAATGGGAGGGGAAGTAAAAGATTTTGTAAAAGAAGTTGAAATTTATAAGGATGGTGAAGTAATAAAAATAACAAACAAAGAGTCTGGGTTTGGATATCGCGACAGCAGATTTAAAACAAGTAATGAGGTGGTTTTGAAAGTAGTTTTGGAATTGGAAAAAGGAGAAGCAAAAGAGGGTATGAAGCAAGCTATAAAAAATATTCAACAAAGAAATCTGTCTCAACCACAAGGTTTTTCTTCTAGTGGTTGTATTTTCAAAAATTATGAAATAAAAAATGAAGAAGAAAAAGAAGAATTGAAAAAGAAAGGGGTACTACAAGAGTTTTTGGATAAAAATTTGGTTCCAGTTGGTTGGCTGGTAGAAAGTTTGGGAATAAAAGGTTTGAAAAGTGGAAATGCGCAAATTAGTGAAAAACATTGTAACTTTATATTGAATTTGGGCGGAGCTACAGCTAGTGATATTCTAGTTTTAATTGAAAAAATAAAGGCTGGGGTGTACGATAAATATAGTATAAATATTGAAGAAGAAATAAGAATTTTGTAA
- the raiA gene encoding ribosome-associated translation inhibitor RaiA, producing MNINITARGIDLTETIKQYTTEKMEMLQKYFENIQQIDVEIGKKSNHHNKGKIFYSKINVFVPNSTIRMEKDAESLYKSIDKAKDHLKVELEKMKEKRRHIDRLEIRESKEYYLED from the coding sequence ATGAATATAAATATAACTGCAAGAGGAATAGATTTGACTGAAACTATAAAACAATACACAACAGAAAAAATGGAAATGCTTCAGAAATATTTTGAGAATATCCAGCAAATTGATGTGGAAATAGGGAAGAAATCGAACCATCATAATAAAGGAAAGATTTTTTATTCAAAGATCAATGTATTTGTACCAAACTCAACAATAAGAATGGAAAAAGATGCCGAGAGTTTGTACAAATCAATTGATAAAGCAAAAGATCATTTGAAAGTTGAATTGGAAAAAATGAAAGAAAAACGAAGACATATTGATAGACTGGAAATTAGAGAAAGTAAAGAATATTATTTGGAAGATTAA
- a CDS encoding HAD-IA family hydrolase, whose translation MEMQSQVYAIVFDIGNVLLATSFQKTNKAMAELTGLSVEEVVKTFFKNPTARKIWRQSQMGKINLEKFCNEILSLLNVSGQNISHEELKQALTSSGSENPEIWELIETFAEINPKVKRAIISNNASLYRESGQKLMPRLGEFFSPENIFMSHKVGLMKPDPAIFTSTCKKLGVAIENIVLVDDNTENVEQFRKMGGVAIQYDCSKHYIVHLWTKLGNIGLL comes from the coding sequence ATGGAAATGCAATCTCAAGTTTATGCTATTGTTTTTGATATTGGAAATGTTTTACTAGCGACTTCTTTTCAGAAAACAAATAAAGCCATGGCAGAACTTACAGGTTTAAGTGTGGAAGAGGTTGTAAAAACTTTTTTTAAAAATCCTACAGCAAGAAAAATTTGGCGACAATCACAAATGGGTAAGATAAATTTAGAAAAATTTTGTAATGAAATTCTCAGTTTGCTTAATGTTTCAGGACAAAATATAAGTCATGAAGAATTAAAACAAGCTTTAACTTCTAGCGGTTCTGAAAATCCAGAAATTTGGGAGCTAATTGAAACTTTTGCAGAAATAAATCCAAAAGTTAAAAGAGCTATTATTTCAAATAATGCTTCTTTATATAGAGAAAGCGGGCAAAAACTTATGCCGCGTTTGGGAGAGTTCTTTTCTCCTGAAAATATTTTTATGTCTCACAAAGTTGGACTAATGAAACCTGATCCTGCTATTTTTACCAGCACCTGTAAAAAACTAGGTGTTGCAATAGAAAATATAGTTCTTGTGGATGACAACACAGAAAATGTTGAACAATTCAGAAAAATGGGTGGGGTTGCGATTCAATATGATTGTTCAAAACATTATATAGTTCATTTGTGGACAAAATTGGGAAATATCGGTCTTTTATAA